A genomic stretch from Ovis canadensis isolate MfBH-ARS-UI-01 breed Bighorn chromosome 5, ARS-UI_OviCan_v2, whole genome shotgun sequence includes:
- the ZNF358 gene encoding zinc finger protein 358 isoform X2: MVKGTVSPPQDLSFPPEEEPRMERGAEPWSWVLETSSAGSPDFYPDPAPEAGTSTPGMRRSVLVRNPGHKGRRPDYEDLDTDSEDLDPDPEELDPASANPEPEPEDLHTVSEDVDPSYEDLEPVSEALDAEVDAPGSISGIRDSDPQDLDPLSSSFDDPDVIGPVPLILDPNSDTLSPTAAPDLDSLSSDLPATPEVLTAAPAVLPAPASPPRPFSCPDCGRAFRRSSGLSQHRRTHSGEKPYRCPDCGKSFSHGATLAQHRGIHTGARPYQCAACGKAFGWRSTLLKHRSSHSGEKPHHCPVCGKAFGHGSLLAQHLRTHGGPRPHKCPVCAKGFGQGSALLKHLRTHTGERPYPCPQCGKAFGQSSALLQHQRTHTAERPYRCPHCGKAFGQSSNLQHHLRTHTGERPYACPHCSKAFGQSSALLQHLHVHSGERPYRCQLCGKAFGQASSLTKHKRVHEGAAAAAAAAAAAAGLGLSPASMLRPGQSSLLGPDAASVLSPGPSSGLDRDPGSVLGSLPNPNPKPTSGSRCSPSPDSALSSDPKPRHNASSDLLASPDHRSGPSLNTDPVPSPDSNSKSHPDRGSPIRDTVSPALPMGESPRWVQEQEALLGPDG; the protein is encoded by the exons ATGGTCAAGGGGACTGTCTCTCCTCCACAGGACCTGAGCTTCCCACCAGAGGAGGAGCCCAGGATGGAGAGAGGGGCGGAGCCATGGAGCTGGGTGCTGGAGACCTCTAGTGCTGGGTCCCCTGACTTCTATCCAG ATCCTGCCCCAGAAGCCGGTACTTCCACACCAGGGATGAGGCGTTCCGTCTTAGTCAGGAACCCAGGCCACAAAGGCAGGAGGCCCGATTATGAAGACCTTGACACGGACTCAGAAGACCTAGACCCCGACCCAGAAGAGCTGGACCCGGCTTCCGCAAACCCGGAGCCTGAGCCGGAAGACCTCCACACTGTCTCTGAGGACGTGGACCCCAGCTATGAAGATCTGGAGCCTGTCTCCGAGGCTCTGGATGCCGAGGTGGATGCTCCAGGCTCCATCTCGGGGATCCGTGACTCCGACCCCCAAGATCTCGACCCCCTGTCTTCAAGTTTCGACGACCCCGACGTCATCGGCCCGGTTCCCCTGATCCTTGACCCTAACAGCGACACCCTCAGTCCCACTGCCGCCCCAGACCTGGACTCCCTCTCCTCCGACCTCCCTGCCACTCCTGAGGTCCTGACCGCTGCCCCCGCGGTGCTCCCTGCACCTGCCAGCCCGCCCCGGCCCTTCTCTTGCCCCGACTGCGGGCGAGCCTTCCGCCGCAGCTCGGGGCTTAGCCAGCACCGCCGCACGCACAGCGGCGAGAAGCCCTACCGCTGCCCCGACTGCGGCAAGTCATTCAGCCACGGCGCCACGCTGGCGCAGCACCGGGGCATCCACACTGGCGCGCGGCCGTACCAGTGCGCCGCGTGCGGCAAGGCCTTCGGTTGGCGCTCCACACTGCTCAAGCACCGCAGCAGCCACAGTGGCGAGAAGCCTCACCATTGCCCGGTGTGTGGCAAAGCCTTCGGCCACGGCTCGCTGCTGGCGCAGCACTTGCGCACGCACGGCGGCCCGCGGCCGCACAAGTGCCCAGTGTGCGCCAAGGGCTTCGGGCAGGGCTCGGCGCTGCTGAAGCACCTGCGCACGCACACGGGCGAGAGGCCGTACCCATGCCCGCAATGCGGCAAGGCCTTCGGGCAGAGCTCGGCGCTGCTGCAGCACCAGCGCACACACACGGCCGAGCGCCCCTACCGCTGCCCCCACTGCGGCAAGGCCTTTGGCCAGAGCTCCAACCTGCAGCATCACCTGCGCACGCACACGGGCGAGCGGCCCTACGCCTGCCCCCACTGCTCCAAGGCCTTTGGGCAGAGCTCCGCGTTGCTACAGCACCTACATGTGCATTCGGGCGAGCGCCCCTACCGCTGCCAGCTCTGCGGCAAGGCCTTCGGCCAAGCCTCCAGCCTCACCAAGCACAAGCGCGTGCACGAGGGTGCGGCTGCAGCTGCGGCTgccgccgctgccgctgccgGCCTGGGCCTCAGTCCTGCTTCGATGCTAAGACCAGGGCAGTCCTCTCTCCTGGGTCCGGATGCTGCCTCAGTGCTCAGCCCTGGCCCTAGCTCTGGCCTTGACCGTGACCCTGGCTCTGTGCTGGGCTCCCTCCCCAATCCCAACCCGAAACCCACCAGTGGCTCTAGATGTAGCCCCAGCCCTGATTCTGCCCTGTCTTCTGACCCTAAGCCTAGGCATAATGCCAGTTCCGACCTCCTGGCTAGCCCTGACCACAGATCTGGTCCCAGCCTCAACACAGATCCTGTGCCCAGCCCTGACTCCAACTCCAAGTCCCACCCTGACCGCGGCTCTCCCATCCGTGACACTGTCAGCCCAGCCCTCCCTATGGGCGAGAGTCCCAGGTGGGTGCAGGAGCAAGAAGCCCTGCTCGGGCCCGATGGCTGA
- the ZNF358 gene encoding zinc finger protein 358 isoform X3 gives MERGAEPWSWVLETSSAGSPDFYPDPAPEAGTSTPGMRRSVLVRNPGHKGRRPDYEDLDTDSEDLDPDPEELDPASANPEPEPEDLHTVSEDVDPSYEDLEPVSEALDAEVDAPGSISGIRDSDPQDLDPLSSSFDDPDVIGPVPLILDPNSDTLSPTAAPDLDSLSSDLPATPEVLTAAPAVLPAPASPPRPFSCPDCGRAFRRSSGLSQHRRTHSGEKPYRCPDCGKSFSHGATLAQHRGIHTGARPYQCAACGKAFGWRSTLLKHRSSHSGEKPHHCPVCGKAFGHGSLLAQHLRTHGGPRPHKCPVCAKGFGQGSALLKHLRTHTGERPYPCPQCGKAFGQSSALLQHQRTHTAERPYRCPHCGKAFGQSSNLQHHLRTHTGERPYACPHCSKAFGQSSALLQHLHVHSGERPYRCQLCGKAFGQASSLTKHKRVHEGAAAAAAAAAAAAGLGLSPASMLRPGQSSLLGPDAASVLSPGPSSGLDRDPGSVLGSLPNPNPKPTSGSRCSPSPDSALSSDPKPRHNASSDLLASPDHRSGPSLNTDPVPSPDSNSKSHPDRGSPIRDTVSPALPMGESPRWVQEQEALLGPDG, from the exons ATGGAGAGAGGGGCGGAGCCATGGAGCTGGGTGCTGGAGACCTCTAGTGCTGGGTCCCCTGACTTCTATCCAG ATCCTGCCCCAGAAGCCGGTACTTCCACACCAGGGATGAGGCGTTCCGTCTTAGTCAGGAACCCAGGCCACAAAGGCAGGAGGCCCGATTATGAAGACCTTGACACGGACTCAGAAGACCTAGACCCCGACCCAGAAGAGCTGGACCCGGCTTCCGCAAACCCGGAGCCTGAGCCGGAAGACCTCCACACTGTCTCTGAGGACGTGGACCCCAGCTATGAAGATCTGGAGCCTGTCTCCGAGGCTCTGGATGCCGAGGTGGATGCTCCAGGCTCCATCTCGGGGATCCGTGACTCCGACCCCCAAGATCTCGACCCCCTGTCTTCAAGTTTCGACGACCCCGACGTCATCGGCCCGGTTCCCCTGATCCTTGACCCTAACAGCGACACCCTCAGTCCCACTGCCGCCCCAGACCTGGACTCCCTCTCCTCCGACCTCCCTGCCACTCCTGAGGTCCTGACCGCTGCCCCCGCGGTGCTCCCTGCACCTGCCAGCCCGCCCCGGCCCTTCTCTTGCCCCGACTGCGGGCGAGCCTTCCGCCGCAGCTCGGGGCTTAGCCAGCACCGCCGCACGCACAGCGGCGAGAAGCCCTACCGCTGCCCCGACTGCGGCAAGTCATTCAGCCACGGCGCCACGCTGGCGCAGCACCGGGGCATCCACACTGGCGCGCGGCCGTACCAGTGCGCCGCGTGCGGCAAGGCCTTCGGTTGGCGCTCCACACTGCTCAAGCACCGCAGCAGCCACAGTGGCGAGAAGCCTCACCATTGCCCGGTGTGTGGCAAAGCCTTCGGCCACGGCTCGCTGCTGGCGCAGCACTTGCGCACGCACGGCGGCCCGCGGCCGCACAAGTGCCCAGTGTGCGCCAAGGGCTTCGGGCAGGGCTCGGCGCTGCTGAAGCACCTGCGCACGCACACGGGCGAGAGGCCGTACCCATGCCCGCAATGCGGCAAGGCCTTCGGGCAGAGCTCGGCGCTGCTGCAGCACCAGCGCACACACACGGCCGAGCGCCCCTACCGCTGCCCCCACTGCGGCAAGGCCTTTGGCCAGAGCTCCAACCTGCAGCATCACCTGCGCACGCACACGGGCGAGCGGCCCTACGCCTGCCCCCACTGCTCCAAGGCCTTTGGGCAGAGCTCCGCGTTGCTACAGCACCTACATGTGCATTCGGGCGAGCGCCCCTACCGCTGCCAGCTCTGCGGCAAGGCCTTCGGCCAAGCCTCCAGCCTCACCAAGCACAAGCGCGTGCACGAGGGTGCGGCTGCAGCTGCGGCTgccgccgctgccgctgccgGCCTGGGCCTCAGTCCTGCTTCGATGCTAAGACCAGGGCAGTCCTCTCTCCTGGGTCCGGATGCTGCCTCAGTGCTCAGCCCTGGCCCTAGCTCTGGCCTTGACCGTGACCCTGGCTCTGTGCTGGGCTCCCTCCCCAATCCCAACCCGAAACCCACCAGTGGCTCTAGATGTAGCCCCAGCCCTGATTCTGCCCTGTCTTCTGACCCTAAGCCTAGGCATAATGCCAGTTCCGACCTCCTGGCTAGCCCTGACCACAGATCTGGTCCCAGCCTCAACACAGATCCTGTGCCCAGCCCTGACTCCAACTCCAAGTCCCACCCTGACCGCGGCTCTCCCATCCGTGACACTGTCAGCCCAGCCCTCCCTATGGGCGAGAGTCCCAGGTGGGTGCAGGAGCAAGAAGCCCTGCTCGGGCCCGATGGCTGA
- the ZNF358 gene encoding zinc finger protein 358 isoform X1, which yields MRRSVLVRNPGHKGRRPDYEDLDTDSEDLDPDPEELDPASANPEPEPEDLHTVSEDVDPSYEDLEPVSEALDAEVDAPGSISGIRDSDPQDLDPLSSSFDDPDVIGPVPLILDPNSDTLSPTAAPDLDSLSSDLPATPEVLTAAPAVLPAPASPPRPFSCPDCGRAFRRSSGLSQHRRTHSGEKPYRCPDCGKSFSHGATLAQHRGIHTGARPYQCAACGKAFGWRSTLLKHRSSHSGEKPHHCPVCGKAFGHGSLLAQHLRTHGGPRPHKCPVCAKGFGQGSALLKHLRTHTGERPYPCPQCGKAFGQSSALLQHQRTHTAERPYRCPHCGKAFGQSSNLQHHLRTHTGERPYACPHCSKAFGQSSALLQHLHVHSGERPYRCQLCGKAFGQASSLTKHKRVHEGAAAAAAAAAAAAGLGLSPASMLRPGQSSLLGPDAASVLSPGPSSGLDRDPGSVLGSLPNPNPKPTSGSRCSPSPDSALSSDPKPRHNASSDLLASPDHRSGPSLNTDPVPSPDSNSKSHPDRGSPIRDTVSPALPMGESPRWVQEQEALLGPDG from the coding sequence ATGAGGCGTTCCGTCTTAGTCAGGAACCCAGGCCACAAAGGCAGGAGGCCCGATTATGAAGACCTTGACACGGACTCAGAAGACCTAGACCCCGACCCAGAAGAGCTGGACCCGGCTTCCGCAAACCCGGAGCCTGAGCCGGAAGACCTCCACACTGTCTCTGAGGACGTGGACCCCAGCTATGAAGATCTGGAGCCTGTCTCCGAGGCTCTGGATGCCGAGGTGGATGCTCCAGGCTCCATCTCGGGGATCCGTGACTCCGACCCCCAAGATCTCGACCCCCTGTCTTCAAGTTTCGACGACCCCGACGTCATCGGCCCGGTTCCCCTGATCCTTGACCCTAACAGCGACACCCTCAGTCCCACTGCCGCCCCAGACCTGGACTCCCTCTCCTCCGACCTCCCTGCCACTCCTGAGGTCCTGACCGCTGCCCCCGCGGTGCTCCCTGCACCTGCCAGCCCGCCCCGGCCCTTCTCTTGCCCCGACTGCGGGCGAGCCTTCCGCCGCAGCTCGGGGCTTAGCCAGCACCGCCGCACGCACAGCGGCGAGAAGCCCTACCGCTGCCCCGACTGCGGCAAGTCATTCAGCCACGGCGCCACGCTGGCGCAGCACCGGGGCATCCACACTGGCGCGCGGCCGTACCAGTGCGCCGCGTGCGGCAAGGCCTTCGGTTGGCGCTCCACACTGCTCAAGCACCGCAGCAGCCACAGTGGCGAGAAGCCTCACCATTGCCCGGTGTGTGGCAAAGCCTTCGGCCACGGCTCGCTGCTGGCGCAGCACTTGCGCACGCACGGCGGCCCGCGGCCGCACAAGTGCCCAGTGTGCGCCAAGGGCTTCGGGCAGGGCTCGGCGCTGCTGAAGCACCTGCGCACGCACACGGGCGAGAGGCCGTACCCATGCCCGCAATGCGGCAAGGCCTTCGGGCAGAGCTCGGCGCTGCTGCAGCACCAGCGCACACACACGGCCGAGCGCCCCTACCGCTGCCCCCACTGCGGCAAGGCCTTTGGCCAGAGCTCCAACCTGCAGCATCACCTGCGCACGCACACGGGCGAGCGGCCCTACGCCTGCCCCCACTGCTCCAAGGCCTTTGGGCAGAGCTCCGCGTTGCTACAGCACCTACATGTGCATTCGGGCGAGCGCCCCTACCGCTGCCAGCTCTGCGGCAAGGCCTTCGGCCAAGCCTCCAGCCTCACCAAGCACAAGCGCGTGCACGAGGGTGCGGCTGCAGCTGCGGCTgccgccgctgccgctgccgGCCTGGGCCTCAGTCCTGCTTCGATGCTAAGACCAGGGCAGTCCTCTCTCCTGGGTCCGGATGCTGCCTCAGTGCTCAGCCCTGGCCCTAGCTCTGGCCTTGACCGTGACCCTGGCTCTGTGCTGGGCTCCCTCCCCAATCCCAACCCGAAACCCACCAGTGGCTCTAGATGTAGCCCCAGCCCTGATTCTGCCCTGTCTTCTGACCCTAAGCCTAGGCATAATGCCAGTTCCGACCTCCTGGCTAGCCCTGACCACAGATCTGGTCCCAGCCTCAACACAGATCCTGTGCCCAGCCCTGACTCCAACTCCAAGTCCCACCCTGACCGCGGCTCTCCCATCCGTGACACTGTCAGCCCAGCCCTCCCTATGGGCGAGAGTCCCAGGTGGGTGCAGGAGCAAGAAGCCCTGCTCGGGCCCGATGGCTGA
- the MCOLN1 gene encoding mucolipin-1 isoform X1, translating into MSWRRGRDRIWSPASQAAMVTCLRPESADAGGFEAAPPGSEAAVTARGVRTPAAPQRPAASGAPGPDMAVPVGPRGSETERLLTPSPGYGTQTGASPAPSTPPEEEDLRRRLKYFFMSPCDKFRAKGRKPFKLMLQVVKILVVTVQLILFGLSNQLAVTFREENTIAFRHLFLLGYTDGADDTFAAYTRQQLYQAIFYAVDQYLTLPDVSLGRYAYVRGGGGPWANGSALALCQCYYHRGHVDPANDTFDIDPMVVTDCIRVDPPERPPVPPSDDLSLSDGSASYRNLTLKFHKLINVTIHFQLKTINLQSLINNEIPDCYTFSILITFDNKAHSGRVPISLETQAHIQECKHPSVFGHGDNSFRLLFDVVVILTCAFSFLLCARSLLRGFLLQNEFVRFMWRRRGRVISLWERLEFVNGWYILLVTSDMLTISGTIMKIGIEAKNLASYDVCSILLGTSTLLVWVGVIRYLTFFHKYNILIATLRVALPSVMRFCCCVAVIYLGYCFCGWIVLGPYHVKFRSLSMVSECLFSLINGDDMFVTFAAMQAQQSRSSLVWLFSQLYLYSFISLFIYMVLSLFIALITGAYDTIKHPGGSGAEVSELQAYIAQCQDSPTSGKFRRGSGSACSLLCCCGRDASEEDSLLVN; encoded by the exons ATGTCGTGGCGCAGGGGGCGGGACCGGATTTGGTCGCCTGCCTCCCAGGCCGCGATGGTCACGTGTCTGAGGCCCGAGTCAGCTGATGCGGGAGGGTTTGAAGCTGCACCGCCAGGGAGCGAGGCCGCAGTGACAGCGCGGGGCGTTCGGACCCCGGCTGCCCCGCAGCGCCCGGCGGCGTCCGGCGCTCCGGGCCCCGACATGGCAGTCCCCGTAGGCCCGCGCGGCTCAG AGACTGAGCGGCTTCTGACACCCAGCCCTGGATATGGGACTCAGACAGGGGCTTCCCCAGCCCCTTCAACCCCTCCAGAAGAGGAAGATCTCCGTCGCCGTCTCAAGTACTTCTTCATGAGCCCCTGTGATAAATTCCGGGCCAAGGGTCGCAAGCCTTTCAAGCTTATGCTGCAAGTGGTGAAGATCTTGGTGGTCACCGTGCAG CTCATCCTGTTTGGGCTCAGCAACCAGCTGGCAGTGACGTTCCGGGAGGAGAACACCATCGCTTTCCGGCACCTCTTCCTGCTGGGCTACACGGATGGGGCGGATGACACGTTCGCAGCCTACACGCGGCAGCAGCTATACCAGGCCATCTTCTATGCCGTGGACCAG TACCTGACGCTCCCAGACGTGTCCCTGGGCCGGTATGCCTATgtgcggggcgggggcggccccTGGGCCAACGGCTCAGCCTTGGCCCTCTGCCAGTGCTACTACCACCGGGGCCACGTGGACCCAGCCAACGACACGTTTGACATTGATCCGATGGTCGTCACGG ACTGTATCCGGGTGGACCCCCCTGAGAGACCCCCCGTCCCCCCCAGTGATGATCTCTCCCTCTCGGATGGCAGCGCCAGTTACAGGAACCTCACGCTCAAATTCCACAA GCTGATCAACGTCACCATCCACTTCCAGCTGAAGACCATTAACCTCCAGAGCCTGATCAACAATGAAATCCCAGACTGCTACACCTTCAGTATCCTG ATCACATTTGACAATAAGGCACACAGTGGGCGTGTCCCCATCAGCCTAGAGACCCAGGCCCACATCCAGGAGTGTAAGCACCCCAGCGTCTTTGGCCATG GAGACAACAGCTTCCGGCTCCTGTTTGACGTGGTTGTGATCCTCACCTGcgccttctccttcctgctgtGCGCCCGCTCACTGCTCCGAGGCTTCCTCCTGCAGAAT GAATTTGTCAGGTTCATGTGGCGACGGCGGGGACGGGTCATCAGCCTGTGGGAGCGGTTGGAGTTTGTCAATGGCTGGTACATCCTTCTGGTCACCAGCGACATGCTCACCATCTCGGGTACCATCATGAAAATTGGCATCGAAGCCAAG AACCTGGCAAGCTACGACGTCTGCAGCATCCTCCTGGGCACCTCAACACTGCTAGTCTGGGTCGGAGTCATCCGCTATTTGACCTTCTTCCATAAGTACAAT ATCCTCATCGCCACGCTGCGGGTGGCCCTGCCCAGCGTTATGCGCTTCTGCTGCTGTGTGGCCGTCATCTATCTGGGCTATTGCTTCTGTGGCTGGATCGTGTTGGGGCCCTACCACGTGAAG TTCCGCTCACTGTCCATGGTGTCCGAGTGCCTGTTCTCTCTTATCAACGGGGACGACATGTTCGTGACCTTCGCGGCCATGCAGGCGCAGCAGAGCCGCAGCAGCCTGGTCTGGCTCTTCTCTCAGCTCTACCTATACTCCTTCATCAGCCTGTTCATCTACATGGTGCTCAGCCTCTTCATCGCGCTCATCACAGGCGCCTATGACACCATCAAG CACCCAGGCGGATCGGGCGCAGAAGTGAGCGAGCTCCAGGCCTACATCGCGCAGTGCCAGGACAGCCCCACCTCCGGCAAATTCCGCCGCGGGAGCGGCTCCGCCTGCAGCCTCCTTTGCTGCTGTGGCAG GGACGCTTCGGAGGAGGATTCGCTGCTGGTGAATTGA
- the MCOLN1 gene encoding mucolipin-1 isoform X2 → MPTSQLPGGVETERLLTPSPGYGTQTGASPAPSTPPEEEDLRRRLKYFFMSPCDKFRAKGRKPFKLMLQVVKILVVTVQLILFGLSNQLAVTFREENTIAFRHLFLLGYTDGADDTFAAYTRQQLYQAIFYAVDQYLTLPDVSLGRYAYVRGGGGPWANGSALALCQCYYHRGHVDPANDTFDIDPMVVTDCIRVDPPERPPVPPSDDLSLSDGSASYRNLTLKFHKLINVTIHFQLKTINLQSLINNEIPDCYTFSILITFDNKAHSGRVPISLETQAHIQECKHPSVFGHGDNSFRLLFDVVVILTCAFSFLLCARSLLRGFLLQNEFVRFMWRRRGRVISLWERLEFVNGWYILLVTSDMLTISGTIMKIGIEAKNLASYDVCSILLGTSTLLVWVGVIRYLTFFHKYNILIATLRVALPSVMRFCCCVAVIYLGYCFCGWIVLGPYHVKFRSLSMVSECLFSLINGDDMFVTFAAMQAQQSRSSLVWLFSQLYLYSFISLFIYMVLSLFIALITGAYDTIKHPGGSGAEVSELQAYIAQCQDSPTSGKFRRGSGSACSLLCCCGRDASEEDSLLVN, encoded by the exons ATGCCCACCTCTCAGCTTCCTGGTGGCGTCG AGACTGAGCGGCTTCTGACACCCAGCCCTGGATATGGGACTCAGACAGGGGCTTCCCCAGCCCCTTCAACCCCTCCAGAAGAGGAAGATCTCCGTCGCCGTCTCAAGTACTTCTTCATGAGCCCCTGTGATAAATTCCGGGCCAAGGGTCGCAAGCCTTTCAAGCTTATGCTGCAAGTGGTGAAGATCTTGGTGGTCACCGTGCAG CTCATCCTGTTTGGGCTCAGCAACCAGCTGGCAGTGACGTTCCGGGAGGAGAACACCATCGCTTTCCGGCACCTCTTCCTGCTGGGCTACACGGATGGGGCGGATGACACGTTCGCAGCCTACACGCGGCAGCAGCTATACCAGGCCATCTTCTATGCCGTGGACCAG TACCTGACGCTCCCAGACGTGTCCCTGGGCCGGTATGCCTATgtgcggggcgggggcggccccTGGGCCAACGGCTCAGCCTTGGCCCTCTGCCAGTGCTACTACCACCGGGGCCACGTGGACCCAGCCAACGACACGTTTGACATTGATCCGATGGTCGTCACGG ACTGTATCCGGGTGGACCCCCCTGAGAGACCCCCCGTCCCCCCCAGTGATGATCTCTCCCTCTCGGATGGCAGCGCCAGTTACAGGAACCTCACGCTCAAATTCCACAA GCTGATCAACGTCACCATCCACTTCCAGCTGAAGACCATTAACCTCCAGAGCCTGATCAACAATGAAATCCCAGACTGCTACACCTTCAGTATCCTG ATCACATTTGACAATAAGGCACACAGTGGGCGTGTCCCCATCAGCCTAGAGACCCAGGCCCACATCCAGGAGTGTAAGCACCCCAGCGTCTTTGGCCATG GAGACAACAGCTTCCGGCTCCTGTTTGACGTGGTTGTGATCCTCACCTGcgccttctccttcctgctgtGCGCCCGCTCACTGCTCCGAGGCTTCCTCCTGCAGAAT GAATTTGTCAGGTTCATGTGGCGACGGCGGGGACGGGTCATCAGCCTGTGGGAGCGGTTGGAGTTTGTCAATGGCTGGTACATCCTTCTGGTCACCAGCGACATGCTCACCATCTCGGGTACCATCATGAAAATTGGCATCGAAGCCAAG AACCTGGCAAGCTACGACGTCTGCAGCATCCTCCTGGGCACCTCAACACTGCTAGTCTGGGTCGGAGTCATCCGCTATTTGACCTTCTTCCATAAGTACAAT ATCCTCATCGCCACGCTGCGGGTGGCCCTGCCCAGCGTTATGCGCTTCTGCTGCTGTGTGGCCGTCATCTATCTGGGCTATTGCTTCTGTGGCTGGATCGTGTTGGGGCCCTACCACGTGAAG TTCCGCTCACTGTCCATGGTGTCCGAGTGCCTGTTCTCTCTTATCAACGGGGACGACATGTTCGTGACCTTCGCGGCCATGCAGGCGCAGCAGAGCCGCAGCAGCCTGGTCTGGCTCTTCTCTCAGCTCTACCTATACTCCTTCATCAGCCTGTTCATCTACATGGTGCTCAGCCTCTTCATCGCGCTCATCACAGGCGCCTATGACACCATCAAG CACCCAGGCGGATCGGGCGCAGAAGTGAGCGAGCTCCAGGCCTACATCGCGCAGTGCCAGGACAGCCCCACCTCCGGCAAATTCCGCCGCGGGAGCGGCTCCGCCTGCAGCCTCCTTTGCTGCTGTGGCAG GGACGCTTCGGAGGAGGATTCGCTGCTGGTGAATTGA
- the MCOLN1 gene encoding mucolipin-1 isoform X3 translates to MSPCDKFRAKGRKPFKLMLQVVKILVVTVQLILFGLSNQLAVTFREENTIAFRHLFLLGYTDGADDTFAAYTRQQLYQAIFYAVDQYLTLPDVSLGRYAYVRGGGGPWANGSALALCQCYYHRGHVDPANDTFDIDPMVVTDCIRVDPPERPPVPPSDDLSLSDGSASYRNLTLKFHKLINVTIHFQLKTINLQSLINNEIPDCYTFSILITFDNKAHSGRVPISLETQAHIQECKHPSVFGHGDNSFRLLFDVVVILTCAFSFLLCARSLLRGFLLQNEFVRFMWRRRGRVISLWERLEFVNGWYILLVTSDMLTISGTIMKIGIEAKNLASYDVCSILLGTSTLLVWVGVIRYLTFFHKYNILIATLRVALPSVMRFCCCVAVIYLGYCFCGWIVLGPYHVKFRSLSMVSECLFSLINGDDMFVTFAAMQAQQSRSSLVWLFSQLYLYSFISLFIYMVLSLFIALITGAYDTIKHPGGSGAEVSELQAYIAQCQDSPTSGKFRRGSGSACSLLCCCGRDASEEDSLLVN, encoded by the exons ATGAGCCCCTGTGATAAATTCCGGGCCAAGGGTCGCAAGCCTTTCAAGCTTATGCTGCAAGTGGTGAAGATCTTGGTGGTCACCGTGCAG CTCATCCTGTTTGGGCTCAGCAACCAGCTGGCAGTGACGTTCCGGGAGGAGAACACCATCGCTTTCCGGCACCTCTTCCTGCTGGGCTACACGGATGGGGCGGATGACACGTTCGCAGCCTACACGCGGCAGCAGCTATACCAGGCCATCTTCTATGCCGTGGACCAG TACCTGACGCTCCCAGACGTGTCCCTGGGCCGGTATGCCTATgtgcggggcgggggcggccccTGGGCCAACGGCTCAGCCTTGGCCCTCTGCCAGTGCTACTACCACCGGGGCCACGTGGACCCAGCCAACGACACGTTTGACATTGATCCGATGGTCGTCACGG ACTGTATCCGGGTGGACCCCCCTGAGAGACCCCCCGTCCCCCCCAGTGATGATCTCTCCCTCTCGGATGGCAGCGCCAGTTACAGGAACCTCACGCTCAAATTCCACAA GCTGATCAACGTCACCATCCACTTCCAGCTGAAGACCATTAACCTCCAGAGCCTGATCAACAATGAAATCCCAGACTGCTACACCTTCAGTATCCTG ATCACATTTGACAATAAGGCACACAGTGGGCGTGTCCCCATCAGCCTAGAGACCCAGGCCCACATCCAGGAGTGTAAGCACCCCAGCGTCTTTGGCCATG GAGACAACAGCTTCCGGCTCCTGTTTGACGTGGTTGTGATCCTCACCTGcgccttctccttcctgctgtGCGCCCGCTCACTGCTCCGAGGCTTCCTCCTGCAGAAT GAATTTGTCAGGTTCATGTGGCGACGGCGGGGACGGGTCATCAGCCTGTGGGAGCGGTTGGAGTTTGTCAATGGCTGGTACATCCTTCTGGTCACCAGCGACATGCTCACCATCTCGGGTACCATCATGAAAATTGGCATCGAAGCCAAG AACCTGGCAAGCTACGACGTCTGCAGCATCCTCCTGGGCACCTCAACACTGCTAGTCTGGGTCGGAGTCATCCGCTATTTGACCTTCTTCCATAAGTACAAT ATCCTCATCGCCACGCTGCGGGTGGCCCTGCCCAGCGTTATGCGCTTCTGCTGCTGTGTGGCCGTCATCTATCTGGGCTATTGCTTCTGTGGCTGGATCGTGTTGGGGCCCTACCACGTGAAG TTCCGCTCACTGTCCATGGTGTCCGAGTGCCTGTTCTCTCTTATCAACGGGGACGACATGTTCGTGACCTTCGCGGCCATGCAGGCGCAGCAGAGCCGCAGCAGCCTGGTCTGGCTCTTCTCTCAGCTCTACCTATACTCCTTCATCAGCCTGTTCATCTACATGGTGCTCAGCCTCTTCATCGCGCTCATCACAGGCGCCTATGACACCATCAAG CACCCAGGCGGATCGGGCGCAGAAGTGAGCGAGCTCCAGGCCTACATCGCGCAGTGCCAGGACAGCCCCACCTCCGGCAAATTCCGCCGCGGGAGCGGCTCCGCCTGCAGCCTCCTTTGCTGCTGTGGCAG GGACGCTTCGGAGGAGGATTCGCTGCTGGTGAATTGA